The DNA segment ATAGTCTGGATTGTAGCCCTGCTCGCAGGAGTCGTCAGGGAGTGGGTGGAGTACATACTGACCTTCAAGATGGTGATAATCTGGATAATGCTGCTGGTCAGCCTCGCCGTCGTGAGCAGCCTAGACGTGTGGGCTGACGTGATAAGAGGCACCTTCATACCATCGTGGCCCTCCGAGGCTATACCGGAGAAGGTGCCGTACTTCACCCTAGCATCGGCAATAGCTTTTATCGGAGCCGGCGGAACAACCAACATGTGGTATAGCTTCTGGGTGAGGGATGCGGGCTACGGGATGGGTGTCTACATAGGCCGCATACCAGGCTACCTCCGGGGCAGGCCGACCCAGCTCGAGATTGTGGGCTACCTGCCGGAGCCTACCCAGGAGAATCTTAGCAGGCTCAGCGAGTGGTGGTCGAGGGTTAGGAGCGTTTTCTGGCTAGTATTCTTCCTTCTAAACTTCCTGACAGCAGTATTCTTCGTGGCCCTAGTCTACTCCGGCAAGAAGAACCTGGGTATAGAGACGGAGGGGGTTGGAGGGGTTGAGGTGATAGAGCTTCAGGCGAATATAGTGGCTGAGGCCTTCGGCTCCACAGTGATATCCGGGATCTTCCTAATAGTGGCTGCCGTCCTCCTCTTCGGCACACAGCTCAGCCTCACAGAGGGTGTTGCAAGGCAGATAGCAGACTCGGCTTATGTAGCCGTAGAGGGGTTCAGGCGTATCTTCAGAAACGACATCAGGACAGCCTATTTCGCCGTGATAACGCTCTTCGTGATATGGAGCAGCCTATGGATTTCCCTAATAAACCTGGCTGGCATCAAGCCGGTGCTCCTCCTCCAGCTGCCAGCGAACATTAACCTACTGTTCCAGATAATATCGATACCGCTAACACTGTACTTCATCTACTTCGTAGCCAGCAAGAGCGTCCCAAAGGAGATTTGGAACGCCATGAAGCCACACCCAATAGTGCCCCTCCTACTAGTCTTGGCCATGCTCTACTGGGGCTTCTTCGCAACCTTAGGCTGGATGGAGAAGTTCGGCCTGCTAGGCTAGACAGGCCGGGTGAAGCCATGCCACCCGACCAGGCTGGCTAGGCTTTAGAACACCACCCCCTTTTTGCATCCTCTTTATTTCCCGAGCGGAGGTCCATGTTACTAGATAGCACTTAGGCAGCCAGTGTTACCCGGGCCCGACAACCTTTCCAGGGTTGAGTATGCCTTTGGGGTCAAACACCCTTTTTATGCCTGCCATGATCTCCAGGGCTTTCGTGGAGCCCACCCTCTCTAGCTCAAGCTTCAGAGCCTCCTTCTTTAGGACCCCTATGCCGTGCTCCGCACTCACCGTGCCGCCTAGTTCTATGGCCATCTTCATAACGTCGTAGTACCACTGAAGCGCGGCCTCCTTAGCCTTCTCGTCGTCTACAGGATAGCTTATTGTGGGGTGGAGGTTGCCGTCGCCTATGTGGCCTCCTAGAACCGTTTTGAAGCCGTACTTCGCCTCTAGTTCCTTCAGCCTCTCGACAGCATCGAGAAGCTTTGAGGGGGGGACAGCTATGTCCTCCATAAGCATCATAACCTTCCTCCCTTTAAACTGCTTCTGGGTGAGGAGCGCCTGGGTCGCGAATAGACTCCTCCTTATCTCTAGAAGCTTCTTCTCCTCAGCCTCCTCCATACTCCTAGCTGTGTAGACGGAGGCGGCGCCTGCCGCCCTGGCTATGGACACCACTTCGCCCAAAACCCTCTCTGAGGCCTCCCTGTTAACGGGCACTCCTACAAGCAGCATGTGGCCGTCAGGCCTTATCGCCGCTCCGAGGGTCTCTGCTGCAAGCCTCGCCGAGTCTACATCCATGAACTCCATGAGAAGCGTATCTATAGCCCTCGACTTCACCTCTATGACAGCGTCCACCAGCTGCCTCATAGTGGGGAAGAAGGCCAGTACCACCACTACGTTCTCGGGCATCGGAGTTATCTTCAGTATAGCCTCCGTCACTATCGCAAGCGTCCCCTCACTGCCAACTATTAGCCTAGCAAGGTCGTAGCCCTGCCTGCACTTGAGCGTCCTACAACCAACCCTAAGTATAGTGCCTTCCTCGTCAGGCAGCACTATCTCCAGGCCTAAAACCCAGTCTCTCATCGTCCCGTATCGGGCCCCCCTCATTCCTCCCGCTCCAGTGTTTACAGCGCCGCCGACGGTTGCCACCTTGACACTACCCGGGTCTATAGGGAACATGTACCGGTGCTTAGAGAGTTCTACGTTTAGATCCCAAAGCCTGACACCAGGCTCCACCACCACAACAGAGTCGAGGACGCTAACCTCCTTTACACGCCTCATCCTCTCCATAGATACGACAACCCCAGGCCTCTCTGGGAAGGCCCCACCAGCCAAGTCAGTCGAGGAGCCCTGGGGGTAGATGTAGATCTCCTTATGGTAGGCGTACCTCACAAGCCTAGACACATCCTGGGCTGACTCGGGTAATACGACGGCCTCAGCCCGGCCCTCAAGACCGCTTGGCTCCCTCGAATAAAGCCTCACTATATGCGGGTCCGATATCACCTTTTCAGGGCCTAACAGCCTCTCCAACTCCTCGACAACACGGGACACAGAATCACCCTCCATAACCCAAGTAGGAATATTATCTAGACCCCCTCTGGATAAGTCTTAGGAAGCCGAGCCTAAACGGTGGTGGGGCCGCGGGGATTTGAACCCCGGACCACGGGGTCCCAAGCCCCGCATCCTAGCCAGGCTAGACGACGGCCCCACAATGCTGGCGCCGGGGGCGGGATTCGAACCCGCGCGCCCCTCCTGGGGCAACGGGTCTCTCGTGCGGCGGCGCGGAAACCCCTGTGCCGACCTCGAGCCCGCCGCCTTGGGCCGCTCGGCCACCCCGGCACCTTAGCCTGAGGCCCATTTAAAATCTCTATGATGTAATTGGGGTTTTAATCCCTTGGCCCTGCCTCCCTAGTTTTGGTGTGAAGATAATGGTTTCCAGGAGAGGCGTTGCCTCTTCCCTGAGGGCTCTGCTTGACAGGGGTTTTAGGTTTACTATTATAGGCGGGACCGTGGTGGAGCATGCCCTGGGAAGCAGGGATCTTGGGGATGATGTAGACCTGTTTGGTGAGGAGCCTTCCCCGCTTCTCGAGGAGGAGTATTATAGTGTCGCCCACGAGCTGGGATGGTCCTCGGGCCAGACGTGGCTCGGGACGCCCAGGCTCATAGCTAGGGTTGGAGGTGAGGAGGTTCCTCTGGAGTTCTTCGACAACGTCCACGACTTCTACGTCCCCGAGCCTATGCTTGAGAGGGCTGAGAGGGTGGTTTTGGATGGTGTCAGGGTTAAGATGGTTCTCCTGGAGGACCATATAGTTTTGAAGGCCCACGCAGGTAGAGGGAGCGATATGGAGAGGCTTAAGGAGATAGGAAGGCATGTGAGGAAGGGTCGTCTACAGGTTAGCGCCAGTCTAGTGCGGGAGGCTGTAGAGTTTTTCGGTGATGAAGCCCCAGTCCTCTTGAGGAGGCTTAGAGAGGCTGGCCTGCTATGAGGGGACCTGTCAAGATAGTGGCTACAGTAGGCCCCTCCTCAGCCTCAGCCTCTATACTAGCCCAGATGCTTAGCCTCGGTGTGGATGTTGCCAGGATAAACACCAGCCATGGGAGCGTGGATCAGTGGAGCAGCATGCTGGAGTCGCTGAGGAGAGCTGAGGAGGCCGTGGGGAAGAGGGTGGGTGTTGCTGTAGACCTTGAGGGCCCTAGGGTTAGGACCAGTAACAGCGCTCTAGTCAAGCTGGAGAAGGGTGACCTAGTAACCCTCGGCTACATGGAGGGGGATATACCGGTCGATTCTAAGCAGTTCTTCGAAGCGCTGGACGAGGGGGATATAGTTTTGCTGGACGACGGTAAGATAGCTCTCCAGGTAGAGTCGGTAGAGGGGTTCCAGGTTAAAGCGAGAGTTATAGAGGGGGGAGTTCTGGGGCCTAGAAAGGGGGTGGTGGTTAGGGGTAAGGAGCCCGACCTGCCGCCCCTCACCGCCAGGGACAGGAGCGCCCTCGAATTCTTCGCCGACAAGGGTGTCAGCCACGTTTACGTCAGCTTCGCCCGGAGCGCCGAGCACGTTGAGAAGGTTAGAAGCATCATAAGGAGGCTAGGCCTCAGGCATGCGAGAGTCTTCGCCAAGATAGAGGGGCCCAGCGGGGTCAGGAGGATAGGGGAGATTGCCGAGGCGAGCGACGGCGTTATAATAGCTAGGGGCGACCTCGGCATGCACTACAGTCTGGAGGAGCTCCCGGAGATACAGGAGCTCATAGTTATGGAGGCCAGGAGGAGGCATAAGACGGTGGTTCTGGCCACAGAATTCCTTTCAAGCATGATAGAGAAGCCTGTGCCCACAAGGAGCGAGGTTGTTGACATCTACCAGGCTGTACTTCAGACGGCGGACGCGCTTATGCTTACAGGGGAGACGGCGGTAGGGAGGTATCCAGTCAAGTCTGTCCAGTGGATGGCGAAGATATCCTCAAGGGCATATAGAAAGCTGGCTGCCAGCCCGCCCGAGAAGCCTAGGCCGACGTCAACACCCTACAAGCTGGCCTTAGGCCTTGTGGAGCTCGCCGAGAGCCTTGACGCCCCCCTGGTTGTATACAGCAAGACTGGCAGGTTCGCTGAGAGGCTCGCAAGCTTCAGACCCCTCAAAACGTTCTACGTCGGTGTGCCCAGCCGTGAAGTTGAGAGGGTCGTGAGGCACCTCTGGGGGGCTGAACCCGTTGTTGTTGGAGACCACCCCTACGAGGCTGGCCTGGCCAGGACCTACGAGAAACTCCGCAGCGAGAATATAATACATGGTGACGAGACCGTGGTTGAGGCGGCCTGGAGCAGCGAGAGGGGGATATATATTATCAGGGTTAGGAACCTAGAGTTCTAGCCGCCCCCTCCAGAAAGCCTATACCCGCCGTCAACCCTCTCGAGCACTCCCTTCTCCAGCAGCCTCTCCAGAGCCAGTCTCCAGTAGAAACCAAGGCTCCCGGGGTCTATGCCATAGAACTCCTTGAAAGCCTCCTCAAGCTCCCCGGCTGACACGGCCCGGCCCCTCAGACCCTCGTGCTCCCTGAAAAGCCTCGTAATAAACTGCATAGTGTCCTCGAGACGCGTCCACGGGTACTGGAACCACGCCCACTCCCTGACCTCCATATAATAGTAGTCCGGCTTGAACTTGGCAACGCTGCTTATCCACTGCAGGGCTGCAACCCTCAGCTCCAAGGGCTTCCATTCCCTCTCTATAAACTCTTTAGCTAGGAGTAGAGTATCCCCGGTATCCACTATATCGTCAACGAGGAGAGCCTTCATACCACCCAGGTCGACACGGTAGGGGAACTTTAGTATGGCCTTCTCAGCCATCCTGGCTGCCTCCACCCAGTGCTGGCTCTGTATGCTAAGCAGGTTGGTCACGTCCAGGAAATCGCAGAGCAGCCGGGCGGGGACGAAGCCCCCCCTAGAGACAGCTATAATCACGTCTGGCTTATACCCGCTCTCCCTGATGGAGTTGGAGAGGCCCAGGCTCCACTCGACAATCTCGCTCCAGTCCACAAGCTTTACAGGCACTCTAGCCAACTCCAGGCCACCACCTGGAAACCGGACCGCCGGGCTTTAAAATAGGTGTGCCACAGGATTTCAATGGGCCTTGCCTCAGGAGTTACGGGGAGTGGAGTGTCGTGGAGGATCTGTGCAGGCTTGTGTCCACGCTGTACAGAAGACTCTCGTCGGCCGCTAGAAGGAGGCTCCTGAAAGGCCTCGGGCTCGCTGTCGAGAGGGGAGACCCTGCTCTAGTATACCACAGCCTATCCACTCTCGCCCGAGACTACTACGGCGACTCCCTACCCTATGCAAGCGAAGGATACTATAAGACCTACAGCTCCGCACCGTGCGTGGGGCTGCCCGAGCCGGCCAGGTCCTCGGGGGTGGACGTGCTCGAGGCTATACGCATGAGGAGGAGCAGGAGAAGCTACTCGCAGAGGCCTCTCACAGCAAAGGAGGTTTCAACCCTACTATTCCACGTAGCAGGCATAACAGGGCGTGCATGGTGGGGGGGTCCGAAGAGGCCCTATCCAAGCGCGGGCGCGCTACAGCCAGTGGAGGTCTATCTAGTTGTTGAGAGGGTTGAGGGTCTGAAGCCGGGGCTCTACCATTACAACCCTGCTGGACACTGTCTCGAGATGCTGCGTGAAGGGAGGCTGCTCCGGGAGCTGGCCGATGTGAGCCTAGGCCAGGATCATGTTGCCGATGCTGCGGCAGCCCTCGTCCTGACAGCCGTCTACACGAGGACAGGCTCAAAGTATGGGCACCGCAGCTACAGGTACGTCCACTGGGATACAGGCTTTGCAGGGGAGAACCTCTACCTAGTATGCGAGGCCCTAGGCCTGGCGACAGTGGCTGTGGGGGCGTTTTACGACGAGGAAATGTGCAGCTTCCTCGGTATCGAGTGCCCCTGGGAAATGCCCATGCTGGTGTTCCCCGTGGGAGCTAGGGGATGATAGGCAGAAGCCTCCAGGGGTTTAACGAGGCTTCGATAAAAGCTCTCTCACTATAGACTCCTGCAGCGAGGCCGACATTCTCTCGCCAAACTCCTTAAACCTCTCTCCCTGGAGCACCCTACCGACTTCCACTGTCCGTCCAAGTATTATGGTGTCCACCATCTCAGCTATCCACAGGTCAATGATAGGCGTCTTAACCCTTCTACTACTAGCAACCGCCTCCAGGGAGAGGAGGCTGGCCACGTCCTCTATGCTTAATAGGGGGGGTGAGACGCTCAGCTCACTCCCCAACACCACGGTTTTAACGCTGTGCTCCCTAGCTAGGGCGAATGCCGCCGCAGCCCCCGCGTCCACTACTATGCCCTCGCGTGCGAAGCCGTAGAGTGAGGTTACTACAGAGTGGGATTCCTCCACGATCCAGTATACTGACGAGTCTGGAACGTAGTATGACTTCAACTTTCTCCTCCTCGCAGCCCTCACCAGGAGCCGTCCCCTCTTCGCAGGCGACGCCTCGAGAACGTAAACATCTATTCCCCCTAGGGTGAGGGTTTTTGAGAGAAAGTCTAGCAGGACACCTGAGAAGCCTGCTATAAGTATCTTGTCAGCGTTTCTAACCTCCTCCACCGCCTTCGCAGCGGCCTCAAGCCTGCTCCTCCTATCCAGCTCTATTAGCTTCTCGAAGACTGCACGAACATCTACACCGCCCCCGGGGTTTGACTCCAGGAGTTTCAGGGCCAGGCTAAGGGCGTGGAACACCTGGCCTGGCGTTGTGAACCTCTGCATAGCCTCCCTTAGGCTGGCTGCAAGTCTCTCCGAGGCGCGGGTATCCTTCAAACCCCTCCTGACTTTCCCTTCAAGAAACTCCGCTATCGACTCGAGGGTATTGTCGAGGCCTCTGGGCAGGCTCTCCTCTATAATCCTCGCTATCTCTCCGGCCACGTCGTCCCGCGTCCTTTTAAAGAAAAACGCGCACAACCCTAATTACACCACTCCTGCCAGGTTTCATAAGCTAGTGTTACACACCTAAAGATAATCCTTTATTCTCGGGTAAATATTAACATTATGTTTTGGCGGCGGAGAGAGGATCTATGGCCTTGGGAATAGTCGTCGGCGTGGACGAGGCGGGTAGGGGAAGCCTAGTTGGGGAGCTTGTGGTGGCTGGCTTCGCGGTTGAAGAGTCTAGGGAGGAGGAGCTGC comes from the Aeropyrum camini SY1 = JCM 12091 genome and includes:
- a CDS encoding Nramp family divalent metal transporter, producing the protein MNSSEKTIIVGRLPIGFKPEAPPPPPLKNLIIGPAIITLGLAIGSGELIFWPIMSANIGPVLLWAALISLIFQTVWTLEMARWTVWTGEHWVLQMARLHGLVSAAVLWGLFTFLAWGFGGWAAAGGRSLYVLVGGPGEESFATVFWAIILFLIVWIVALLAGVVREWVEYILTFKMVIIWIMLLVSLAVVSSLDVWADVIRGTFIPSWPSEAIPEKVPYFTLASAIAFIGAGGTTNMWYSFWVRDAGYGMGVYIGRIPGYLRGRPTQLEIVGYLPEPTQENLSRLSEWWSRVRSVFWLVFFLLNFLTAVFFVALVYSGKKNLGIETEGVGGVEVIELQANIVAEAFGSTVISGIFLIVAAVLLFGTQLSLTEGVARQIADSAYVAVEGFRRIFRNDIRTAYFAVITLFVIWSSLWISLINLAGIKPVLLLQLPANINLLFQIISIPLTLYFIYFVASKSVPKEIWNAMKPHPIVPLLLVLAMLYWGFFATLGWMEKFGLLG
- a CDS encoding FAD-binding oxidoreductase, translated to MEGDSVSRVVEELERLLGPEKVISDPHIVRLYSREPSGLEGRAEAVVLPESAQDVSRLVRYAYHKEIYIYPQGSSTDLAGGAFPERPGVVVSMERMRRVKEVSVLDSVVVVEPGVRLWDLNVELSKHRYMFPIDPGSVKVATVGGAVNTGAGGMRGARYGTMRDWVLGLEIVLPDEEGTILRVGCRTLKCRQGYDLARLIVGSEGTLAIVTEAILKITPMPENVVVVLAFFPTMRQLVDAVIEVKSRAIDTLLMEFMDVDSARLAAETLGAAIRPDGHMLLVGVPVNREASERVLGEVVSIARAAGAASVYTARSMEEAEEKKLLEIRRSLFATQALLTQKQFKGRKVMMLMEDIAVPPSKLLDAVERLKELEAKYGFKTVLGGHIGDGNLHPTISYPVDDEKAKEAALQWYYDVMKMAIELGGTVSAEHGIGVLKKEALKLELERVGSTKALEIMAGIKRVFDPKGILNPGKVVGPG
- a CDS encoding nucleotidyltransferase — encoded protein: MVSRRGVASSLRALLDRGFRFTIIGGTVVEHALGSRDLGDDVDLFGEEPSPLLEEEYYSVAHELGWSSGQTWLGTPRLIARVGGEEVPLEFFDNVHDFYVPEPMLERAERVVLDGVRVKMVLLEDHIVLKAHAGRGSDMERLKEIGRHVRKGRLQVSASLVREAVEFFGDEAPVLLRRLREAGLL
- the pyk gene encoding pyruvate kinase; this translates as MRGPVKIVATVGPSSASASILAQMLSLGVDVARINTSHGSVDQWSSMLESLRRAEEAVGKRVGVAVDLEGPRVRTSNSALVKLEKGDLVTLGYMEGDIPVDSKQFFEALDEGDIVLLDDGKIALQVESVEGFQVKARVIEGGVLGPRKGVVVRGKEPDLPPLTARDRSALEFFADKGVSHVYVSFARSAEHVEKVRSIIRRLGLRHARVFAKIEGPSGVRRIGEIAEASDGVIIARGDLGMHYSLEELPEIQELIVMEARRRHKTVVLATEFLSSMIEKPVPTRSEVVDIYQAVLQTADALMLTGETAVGRYPVKSVQWMAKISSRAYRKLAASPPEKPRPTSTPYKLALGLVELAESLDAPLVVYSKTGRFAERLASFRPLKTFYVGVPSREVERVVRHLWGAEPVVVGDHPYEAGLARTYEKLRSENIIHGDETVVEAAWSSERGIYIIRVRNLEF
- a CDS encoding phosphoribosyltransferase; this encodes MARVPVKLVDWSEIVEWSLGLSNSIRESGYKPDVIIAVSRGGFVPARLLCDFLDVTNLLSIQSQHWVEAARMAEKAILKFPYRVDLGGMKALLVDDIVDTGDTLLLAKEFIEREWKPLELRVAALQWISSVAKFKPDYYYMEVREWAWFQYPWTRLEDTMQFITRLFREHEGLRGRAVSAGELEEAFKEFYGIDPGSLGFYWRLALERLLEKGVLERVDGGYRLSGGGG
- a CDS encoding SagB/ThcOx family dehydrogenase, with the translated sequence MEDLCRLVSTLYRRLSSAARRRLLKGLGLAVERGDPALVYHSLSTLARDYYGDSLPYASEGYYKTYSSAPCVGLPEPARSSGVDVLEAIRMRRSRRSYSQRPLTAKEVSTLLFHVAGITGRAWWGGPKRPYPSAGALQPVEVYLVVERVEGLKPGLYHYNPAGHCLEMLREGRLLRELADVSLGQDHVADAAAALVLTAVYTRTGSKYGHRSYRYVHWDTGFAGENLYLVCEALGLATVAVGAFYDEEMCSFLGIECPWEMPMLVFPVGARG